A single Montipora foliosa isolate CH-2021 chromosome 7, ASM3666993v2, whole genome shotgun sequence DNA region contains:
- the LOC138009743 gene encoding uncharacterized protein codes for MAKTKDQPDLVHHFKELWINELMPTFKKDLLTELKTEIGKQMKIVTERFESKIRDLDKKLNSLETSQSFVSSKFDAFTAGLANTKKNIKTINDKVNQLEDSISHFENDLYDNMASLDVTQQYLRRDCLEITGIPVIPLDNPTRLVVELSSALDIDLNEQEISTAHHLPATKKVKEQIILKFVRCDKRNEIYKQRSKLHGKDTSCLPSVAAELGKSIADKPTKIYINESLTPYRRRLFGKLNTFKNTNKWKYLWTTNGTIHL; via the coding sequence ATGGCCAAAACGAAAGACCAGCCAGATTTAgtacatcattttaaagagCTCTGGATTAATGAGCTGATGCCAACTTTTAAAAAGGATTTATTGACCGAACTAAAGACCGAAATCGGCAAACAGATGAAGATCGTCACAGAACGATTCGAAAGCAAGATCCGTGACCTGGACAAGAAACTTAACAGCCTCGAAACGTCGCAATCGTTTGTTTCGAGCAAATTTGATGCCTTTACCGCGGGTCTAGcgaacacaaaaaaaaatattaaaaccatTAACGATAAAGTTAACCAGCTAGAAGACagcatttcacattttgagAACGACCTGTACGACAACATGGCGTCCCTCGATGTAACACAACAATACTTGAGGCGTGATTGCTTAGAAATTACTGGAATTCCAGTCATCCCTCTGGACAATCCTACCAGGCTCGTTGTTGAACTGTCCTCTGCTTTGGATATTGACTTAAATGAACAAGAAATTTCGACTGCTCATCACCTTCCAGCTACCAAGAAGGTGAAAGAGCAAATAATTCTAAAGTTTGTTAGGTGTGACAAACGCAATGAAATTTACAAGCAAAGATCAAAGCTGCATGGGAAGGACACGTCGTGTTTACCATCAGTGGCGGCTGAACTCGGTAAGAGCATTGCTGATAAGCCAACGAAGATTTATATTAACGAATCCCTAACTCCTTACAGAAGAAGACTTTTTGGGAAGCTTAACACATTCAAGAACACAAACAAGTGGAAGTATCTATGGACGACGAATGGTACTATCCATCTATGA